From Prosthecobacter dejongeii, the proteins below share one genomic window:
- the cysS gene encoding cysteine--tRNA ligase encodes MSLTLHDTLSRSSRTITPLDGKTLRFYCCGPTVYGPAHIGNFRTFVAQDVFRRVIEQGGLATLHVRNLTDVDDKTIRDSQKAGQSLTDFTRYWTEKFHADCAALNLLPPHVEPSAVAHIPHQIRMIETLIERGHAYATPDGSVYFKVASFADYGRLSHLEDRELKLGASSAASATDSDEYTKDSLADFALWKGKKTEDGPNHWSSPWGEGRPGWHLECSAMSLEYLGEDFDVHGGGVDLIFPHHENEIAQSCCATHGKFARHWFHVTHLMVDGGKMSKSLGNLYTLEDLGARGYTPAEVRYVLISGHYRTPLNFTLHSLDAARQALQKLAKFDKVLREISGRVGDVQGSAPSLFAKAWGTLNEDLNVPGALGDIFGAINKTKPSSLSKDEATAALEGFHFLLRALGLQFPDLMDEVAAEVPADIAELAEKRWQAKQSKDWAAADVLRKELDAAGWIIKDSKDGYQVLPK; translated from the coding sequence ATGTCGCTGACTCTTCACGATACTCTCTCTCGCTCCTCACGCACCATCACACCTTTGGATGGTAAGACACTGCGCTTCTACTGCTGCGGCCCTACGGTTTACGGTCCGGCCCATATTGGCAATTTCCGTACCTTTGTCGCTCAGGATGTTTTTCGGCGGGTTATCGAGCAAGGCGGCCTCGCAACCTTGCACGTGCGCAATCTCACGGATGTGGATGATAAGACAATTCGCGATTCTCAAAAAGCTGGCCAGAGCCTCACCGACTTCACCCGTTATTGGACGGAGAAGTTTCATGCCGATTGCGCAGCCTTGAATCTTTTGCCACCTCATGTGGAGCCGAGCGCCGTGGCTCATATTCCGCATCAGATCCGCATGATCGAGACGCTCATTGAGCGCGGTCATGCTTACGCCACTCCGGATGGCAGTGTTTATTTTAAAGTCGCCTCCTTCGCGGATTATGGTCGCCTTTCTCATTTGGAAGATCGCGAACTCAAGCTCGGGGCCTCTAGCGCTGCCAGTGCGACAGATAGTGACGAATACACTAAAGATTCCTTGGCGGATTTCGCTCTTTGGAAAGGCAAAAAGACGGAAGATGGCCCAAACCATTGGTCCAGTCCCTGGGGCGAAGGCCGTCCGGGTTGGCACTTGGAGTGCAGTGCCATGTCTCTGGAGTATCTTGGAGAAGACTTTGATGTTCATGGCGGTGGGGTGGATCTCATCTTTCCGCACCATGAGAATGAGATCGCTCAAAGTTGCTGCGCTACCCACGGCAAATTTGCCCGTCATTGGTTTCACGTTACCCACCTCATGGTGGACGGCGGGAAGATGAGCAAGAGTCTTGGAAATCTCTATACCCTGGAAGATCTCGGTGCGCGTGGTTATACTCCCGCAGAAGTCCGGTATGTACTCATCAGTGGACATTATCGCACGCCTTTGAATTTCACGCTGCATTCCCTGGATGCAGCCCGCCAGGCTCTTCAAAAGTTGGCCAAGTTTGATAAAGTTCTGCGTGAAATCAGTGGCCGGGTGGGGGATGTGCAGGGCTCTGCGCCAAGTCTATTTGCGAAAGCTTGGGGAACGTTGAATGAGGACCTGAACGTCCCCGGTGCGTTGGGCGATATTTTCGGTGCCATCAATAAGACGAAGCCTTCGTCTTTGTCCAAGGACGAAGCTACAGCCGCACTTGAAGGGTTCCACTTTTTGCTCCGTGCTCTTGGCTTACAGTTCCCTGACCTGATGGATGAAGTTGCTGCGGAGGTTCCTGCCGATATTGCCGAGTTGGCAGAAAAACGCTGGCAGGCTAAACAGTCCAAAGATTGGGCTGCTGCCGATGTTCTGCGCAAAGAACTCGATGCTGCGGGCTGGATCATTAAAGACAGCAAAGACGGCTACCAGGTGCTGCCGAAGTGA
- a CDS encoding transposase — protein MLVLDNATWHKVKSLRWHHFEVLFLPPYSPDLNPIKRLWLRLKADFFTD, from the coding sequence GTGCTGGTGCTCGACAATGCGACCTGGCACAAGGTCAAAAGTCTGCGTTGGCACCATTTCGAAGTGCTGTTTTTACCGCCATACAGCCCGGACCTCAATCCCATTAAGAGGCTGTGGTTAAGGCTCAAAGCGGACTTCTTCACGGACTGA